A region from the Citrobacter koseri ATCC BAA-895 genome encodes:
- the uspB gene encoding universal stress protein UspB: MISTVALFWALCVVCIVNMARYFSSLRALLVVLRGCDPLLYQYVDGGGFFTSHGQPNKQMRLVWYIYAQRYRDHHDDEFIRRCERVRGQFILTSALCGLVLISMVALLIWH, encoded by the coding sequence ATGATAAGCACCGTCGCATTATTCTGGGCTTTATGTGTCGTTTGCATTGTTAATATGGCGCGCTATTTCTCATCGTTACGCGCGCTGTTAGTGGTACTGCGTGGTTGCGATCCATTGCTCTACCAATATGTGGATGGAGGTGGCTTCTTTACCTCGCATGGTCAACCCAACAAACAGATGCGTCTGGTGTGGTATATCTACGCGCAACGTTATCGCGATCACCACGATGATGAATTCATCCGCCGTTGTGAACGCGTTCGCGGCCAGTTCATCCTCACCAGCGCATTATGCGGTCTGGTGCTGATCAGTATGGTTGCGCTGTTGATTTGGCACTGA
- a CDS encoding type II toxin-antitoxin system RelE/ParE family toxin, whose translation MNYIEFIETSVFARQREALLTEDEYRAFQEMLIINPLEGDLIQGTGGCRKVRFAPASHCKGKSGGIRSIYYFQNSEGRIWLFMAYPKNKKDSLSGEEKNALKSIIHQLKEGSL comes from the coding sequence ATGAACTACATTGAATTTATTGAGACTTCTGTCTTTGCCCGCCAGCGGGAAGCCCTGCTCACCGAGGATGAATATCGCGCATTTCAGGAAATGCTCATTATAAACCCGCTGGAAGGTGATTTAATTCAGGGTACAGGTGGTTGCAGGAAAGTTCGTTTTGCTCCAGCGAGCCACTGTAAGGGAAAAAGCGGCGGGATTCGTAGTATTTACTATTTTCAAAATAGCGAAGGGCGTATCTGGCTTTTCATGGCTTACCCTAAGAACAAAAAGGATAGTCTGAGCGGCGAAGAAAAAAACGCCCTCAAATCCATCATTCACCAACTAAAAGAGGGCTCGTTATGA
- a CDS encoding RrF2 family transcriptional regulator, whose protein sequence is MAFYSSGVEYGIHSLMCMVDSKGDARDMSVREIADLQSVPYDYLAKIFTRLSKAGLVRSIEGKGGGFQLARPAEHITVLDVVNAIDGDKRIFECREIRQRLAVFDEQPPAWACEGICGVRSVMDMAQQRMEEALGQHTILDLARKMYRKAPETFVVEVQEWIDARKG, encoded by the coding sequence ATGGCATTCTACAGTTCCGGGGTTGAGTACGGCATCCATAGCCTGATGTGTATGGTGGACAGCAAAGGCGACGCCCGCGATATGAGCGTTCGCGAAATTGCTGACCTGCAAAGCGTGCCCTACGACTATCTGGCCAAGATTTTTACCCGTCTGTCGAAAGCGGGCCTGGTGCGCAGCATCGAAGGCAAAGGCGGTGGTTTTCAGCTCGCCAGGCCTGCCGAACACATCACGGTGCTGGATGTGGTCAACGCCATTGACGGTGACAAGCGCATCTTTGAATGCCGTGAAATTCGCCAGCGTCTGGCTGTTTTTGATGAGCAGCCTCCGGCGTGGGCCTGCGAAGGTATCTGCGGCGTGCGCTCGGTAATGGACATGGCGCAGCAGCGTATGGAAGAAGCGTTAGGGCAGCATACCATTCTCGATCTGGCGCGTAAGATGTACCGCAAAGCGCCAGAGACCTTTGTGGTTGAAGTGCAGGAATGGATTGACGCGCGTAAAGGGTAA
- the nadS gene encoding NadS family protein translates to MNDFFKELMESASEAVEISQGRKPAARITRYELPDVKAIRKKANMKQNEFAQAIGVSSSLIQAWEQKRRIPTGTYLKVLRVIERNPEMVNLFKTV, encoded by the coding sequence ATGAACGATTTCTTTAAAGAGCTGATGGAATCTGCAAGCGAGGCCGTTGAAATCAGCCAGGGTCGCAAACCTGCTGCCCGAATCACCCGATATGAACTTCCAGATGTCAAAGCTATCAGGAAGAAAGCCAATATGAAGCAGAATGAGTTTGCACAGGCAATAGGCGTCTCATCTTCCCTGATTCAGGCCTGGGAGCAGAAGAGGCGTATCCCTACCGGAACTTATCTTAAGGTTCTTCGGGTGATAGAGCGTAATCCAGAGATGGTTAATCTTTTCAAAACAGTCTAA
- the dtpB gene encoding dipeptide/tripeptide permease DtpB — protein sequence MNTTAPTGLLQQPRPFFMIFFVELWERFGYYGVQGILAVFFVKQLGFSQEQAFITFGAFAALVYGLISIGGYVGDHLLGTKRTLVLGAIVLAIGYFMTGLSLLKPSLIFIALGTIAVGNGLFKANPASLLSKCYLPKDPRLDGAFTLFYMSINIGSLLSLSLAPVIADKFGYAVTYNLCGAGLIVALLVYFACRGMVKDIGSEPDHKPLSFRNLLAVLIGTVAMIFLCAWLMHNVKIANLVLIVLSIVVIIFFFREAFRLDKTGRNKMFVAFILMLEAVLFYILYAQMPTSLNFFAINNVHHDILGFTINPVSFQALNPFWVVVASPVLAAIYTRLGSKGKDLTMPMKFTLGMFLCSLGFLTAAAAGMWFADAQGLTSPWFIVLVYLFQSLGELLISALGLAMVAALVPQHLMGFILGMWFLTQAAAFLLGGYVATFTAVPENITDPLQTLPIYTGVFSKIGLVTLAVTVVMAIMVPWLNRMINTPDSSK from the coding sequence ATGAATACAACTGCACCTACGGGCTTGCTACAGCAACCCCGTCCGTTCTTCATGATCTTTTTTGTAGAATTATGGGAGCGATTCGGCTATTACGGCGTCCAGGGCATCCTGGCGGTTTTCTTTGTTAAACAGCTTGGCTTCTCTCAGGAACAGGCATTTATCACCTTTGGCGCATTTGCCGCACTGGTGTACGGCCTGATATCCATTGGCGGCTACGTTGGCGATCACCTGCTGGGAACTAAGCGTACCCTGGTACTGGGGGCGATTGTCCTGGCGATCGGCTACTTCATGACCGGATTATCGTTACTGAAACCGAGCCTGATTTTTATCGCGCTGGGGACGATTGCCGTCGGTAACGGGCTGTTTAAAGCCAACCCTGCGAGCCTGCTGTCCAAGTGTTACCTGCCCAAAGACCCCCGTCTGGACGGCGCGTTCACCCTGTTTTATATGTCGATTAACATCGGGTCGCTGCTGTCGCTCTCCCTCGCCCCGGTCATCGCCGACAAATTCGGCTATGCCGTTACCTATAACCTGTGCGGCGCCGGGCTGATTGTCGCGCTGCTGGTCTACTTCGCCTGTCGCGGTATGGTGAAAGATATCGGTTCAGAGCCAGACCATAAGCCGCTGAGCTTCCGTAATCTGCTCGCCGTACTGATCGGCACCGTCGCCATGATTTTCCTCTGCGCCTGGCTGATGCATAACGTAAAAATCGCCAACCTGGTGCTGATCGTCCTGTCGATTGTGGTCATCATTTTCTTCTTCCGTGAAGCGTTTCGTCTGGATAAAACCGGACGCAACAAAATGTTCGTCGCTTTTATCCTGATGCTTGAAGCGGTGCTGTTTTATATTCTGTACGCACAGATGCCTACATCGCTGAATTTCTTCGCAATCAATAACGTACATCACGATATTCTCGGTTTTACCATTAACCCGGTCAGCTTCCAGGCGCTGAACCCGTTCTGGGTGGTGGTTGCCAGTCCCGTACTGGCGGCGATTTACACGCGTCTGGGGAGCAAAGGCAAAGATCTGACCATGCCGATGAAGTTTACGCTGGGCATGTTCCTCTGTTCGCTGGGCTTTTTGACCGCCGCCGCCGCAGGCATGTGGTTCGCCGATGCGCAGGGGCTGACTTCACCGTGGTTTATCGTGCTGGTGTACCTGTTCCAGAGTCTGGGTGAGTTGCTGATTAGCGCCCTGGGGCTGGCGATGGTTGCCGCGCTGGTGCCTCAGCACCTGATGGGCTTTATTCTCGGGATGTGGTTCCTGACGCAGGCGGCGGCTTTCCTGCTGGGCGGCTATGTCGCAACCTTCACCGCCGTACCGGAAAACATCACCGACCCGCTCCAGACGCTACCCATCTACACCGGCGTGTTCAGCAAAATAGGCCTCGTCACACTGGCGGTCACCGTTGTGATGGCGATTATGGTGCCGTGGTTGAACCGGATGATTAATACGCCGGATAGCAGTAAATAA
- a CDS encoding NAD(P)/FAD-dependent oxidoreductase, translated as MRKQILIVGAGFSGMWAALSAARLADKHQNDTIDITVIAPQPELRVRPRFYENAVQTLVAPLQPLFDETGVNFLRGTVAQILPDSKEVSWADASGKTHLHRYDRLILASGSHVNRSLVTGADAHAFDLDQLESAAVLEQHLKDLANKEESDARNTVVVCGGGFTGIEMALELPGRLRDILGADAKTRVVVVERGPQPGARYSEELRNVIIEASAELGVEWLVNTEVESVDATGITLKDGQTIASQTVIWTVGVQANDLTGQIDAPRDRQGRLHVNAQLQVVGHDDIYATGDVAYAATDDKGNHALMTCQHAILLGKFAGNNAAADLLEVAPLPYRQENYVTCLDLGAWGAVYTEGWDQQVKLTRAEAKKLKLSIVSELIYPPKADRAVAFEIADPLAPFV; from the coding sequence ATGCGTAAACAAATTCTGATCGTTGGTGCAGGTTTTTCCGGGATGTGGGCCGCGCTGAGCGCCGCCCGTCTGGCAGATAAACACCAGAATGACACAATTGATATCACCGTTATCGCCCCACAACCCGAACTTCGCGTACGCCCTCGCTTTTATGAAAATGCCGTCCAGACGCTGGTCGCTCCCCTGCAACCGCTGTTCGACGAAACCGGCGTCAACTTCCTGCGCGGGACGGTTGCGCAGATCCTTCCCGACTCAAAAGAGGTGAGCTGGGCAGATGCCTCCGGCAAAACGCACTTACATCGCTACGACCGTTTGATTCTGGCAAGCGGCAGCCACGTTAACCGTTCACTCGTAACGGGCGCAGATGCGCATGCGTTCGATCTGGATCAACTGGAAAGCGCCGCCGTACTGGAGCAGCACCTGAAGGATCTGGCGAACAAAGAAGAAAGCGACGCGCGCAATACCGTTGTTGTTTGCGGCGGCGGCTTTACCGGGATCGAGATGGCGCTGGAGTTGCCTGGCCGTTTACGTGATATTCTCGGCGCTGATGCTAAGACCAGAGTAGTCGTAGTTGAACGCGGCCCGCAGCCTGGCGCTCGCTACAGCGAAGAACTGCGCAACGTGATTATCGAAGCGTCGGCAGAGCTGGGCGTGGAGTGGCTGGTGAATACGGAAGTGGAAAGCGTGGACGCAACGGGCATCACGCTGAAAGACGGGCAAACCATCGCGTCGCAAACTGTCATCTGGACCGTCGGCGTTCAGGCGAACGATCTGACCGGGCAGATTGACGCTCCGCGCGACCGTCAGGGGCGTTTACATGTGAACGCTCAGCTTCAGGTGGTGGGTCACGATGACATTTATGCCACTGGCGATGTGGCGTACGCCGCAACCGATGACAAAGGCAACCATGCGTTAATGACCTGCCAGCACGCTATTCTGCTGGGCAAGTTTGCCGGGAATAACGCGGCCGCTGACCTGCTGGAGGTCGCTCCTCTGCCGTATCGTCAGGAAAACTATGTCACCTGTCTGGATCTTGGCGCATGGGGCGCGGTCTACACCGAAGGCTGGGATCAGCAGGTAAAACTGACGCGTGCGGAAGCGAAAAAACTCAAGCTGTCGATTGTCAGCGAGCTGATCTATCCACCGAAGGCCGACAGAGCCGTGGCGTTTGAGATTGCCGATCCGCTGGCGCCGTTTGTTTAA
- the uspA gene encoding universal stress protein UspA, with product MAYKHILIAVDLSPESKVLVEKAVSMARPYNAKVSLIHVDVNYSDLYTGLIDVNLGDMQKRISEETHHALTELSTNAGYPITETLSGSGDLGQVLVDAIKKYDMDLVVCGHHQDFWSKLMSSARQLINTVHVDMLIVPLRDEEE from the coding sequence ATGGCTTACAAACACATTCTCATCGCGGTTGACCTTTCCCCGGAAAGTAAAGTTCTGGTAGAAAAAGCGGTTTCAATGGCGCGTCCTTACAACGCGAAAGTCTCTCTTATCCACGTTGATGTCAATTACTCTGACCTGTACACCGGCCTGATCGACGTGAATCTGGGCGATATGCAAAAACGCATCTCTGAAGAAACACACCATGCGCTGACCGAACTTTCCACCAATGCCGGTTATCCTATCACCGAAACCCTGAGCGGCAGCGGCGATCTGGGTCAGGTACTGGTTGACGCGATCAAAAAATACGATATGGATCTGGTCGTTTGCGGTCATCATCAGGACTTCTGGAGCAAACTGATGTCTTCAGCACGCCAGCTGATTAATACCGTGCATGTCGACATGCTGATTGTTCCGCTGCGCGACGAAGAAGAGTAA
- the rsmJ gene encoding 16S rRNA (guanine(1516)-N(2))-methyltransferase RsmJ, with product MKICLVDETGAGDGALSVLAARWGLEHDENNPMALVLTTAHLELRKRDEPKLGGIFVDFVGGAMAHRRKFGGGRGEAVAKAVGIKGDYLPDVVDATAGLGRDAFVLASVGCRVRMLERNPVVAALLDDGLARGYADPEIGPWLQERLQLIHASSLTALTDITPRPQVVYLDPMFPHKQKSALVKKEMRVFQSLVGPDLDADGLLAPARQLATKRVVVKRPDYAPPLADIATPNAVVTKGHRFDIYTGTALVE from the coding sequence GTGAAGATCTGCTTAGTTGATGAAACAGGCGCCGGAGACGGCGCCTTATCTGTTCTTGCCGCCCGCTGGGGGTTAGAGCATGACGAAAACAACCCGATGGCGCTGGTGCTGACGACTGCGCATCTGGAGCTGCGTAAGCGCGATGAGCCGAAGCTTGGCGGCATCTTTGTCGATTTTGTCGGCGGGGCGATGGCCCATCGCCGCAAGTTCGGCGGCGGTCGCGGCGAAGCGGTCGCGAAAGCGGTCGGCATTAAAGGCGATTACCTGCCGGATGTGGTCGATGCGACGGCGGGACTGGGGCGCGATGCTTTTGTGCTGGCTTCCGTGGGGTGTCGAGTGCGCATGCTGGAGCGCAACCCGGTGGTCGCGGCGTTGCTGGATGACGGTCTGGCGCGCGGGTATGCCGACCCGGAAATCGGCCCGTGGTTGCAGGAACGCTTGCAGTTGATCCATGCCTCCAGCCTGACGGCGCTGACGGATATCACGCCGCGCCCGCAGGTGGTTTATCTCGATCCGATGTTCCCGCATAAGCAGAAAAGCGCATTGGTGAAAAAAGAGATGCGGGTGTTTCAGTCGCTGGTCGGGCCGGATCTTGATGCTGATGGTTTGCTGGCGCCAGCGCGCCAGCTGGCGACCAAACGGGTCGTGGTGAAGCGCCCGGATTACGCGCCGCCGTTAGCGGATATCGCCACGCCGAACGCGGTTGTCACCAAAGGCCACCGGTTTGATATTTATACCGGTACGGCATTGGTGGAGTAA